The following proteins are encoded in a genomic region of Blastopirellula marina:
- the dgt gene encoding dGTP triphosphohydrolase, with product MHSFMHYNEREERLLAPYALRSKHSRGREFDEAEHAYRSPFQRDRDRIIHSSAFRRLADKTQVFMNVSDYHRTRLTHTIEVVTIARTIGRTLGLNEELIEALGHLHDIGHPPFGHSGEDVLKECMVDCGGFSHNAFGLVLVKNLEVRSPYYEGLNLSYEVLEGQHTRVDKRQMTFLRPLLEAQTVETVDSIAYDAHDTDDAWKLGLVSFEELMQIPLFAQSTERVYQRFGELSGRRLRKLVVRQLIDFQVTDVLETAMERLAKWSPGSPEEAEMCEPIITVSDDLRARKTQLEQFLFHRVYRHPKIVEFRQRGQDQLRRMYDGYLRRPELIRGKLSEWLDVWGLPRTVGYYIATMTDSYCQREFDAHFR from the coding sequence ATGCATAGCTTCATGCATTACAACGAGCGGGAAGAGCGACTTCTGGCTCCTTACGCGCTGCGCAGCAAGCATTCTCGGGGTCGCGAGTTCGACGAAGCGGAGCACGCATATCGCTCGCCATTTCAACGTGATCGCGATCGAATCATTCACAGCAGTGCGTTTCGTCGCCTGGCCGATAAGACCCAGGTGTTCATGAACGTCAGCGATTACCACCGGACGCGACTGACGCACACTATCGAAGTGGTCACCATTGCACGGACGATTGGCCGCACGCTGGGGCTCAATGAAGAACTGATCGAGGCCTTAGGTCATCTACACGACATCGGGCATCCGCCGTTTGGCCACTCCGGCGAAGACGTATTAAAGGAATGCATGGTGGATTGTGGCGGTTTCTCGCACAATGCATTCGGCTTGGTACTAGTAAAAAACCTGGAAGTTCGTAGCCCTTACTACGAAGGTTTGAACCTCTCTTACGAGGTCCTTGAAGGGCAGCACACACGAGTCGATAAGCGGCAAATGACGTTTCTGCGACCTCTGTTAGAGGCTCAAACGGTCGAAACCGTCGACAGTATTGCCTACGACGCTCACGATACGGACGATGCCTGGAAGTTGGGCCTGGTCAGCTTTGAAGAACTGATGCAGATTCCACTGTTCGCGCAGAGTACTGAGCGGGTCTATCAGCGGTTTGGCGAGTTGTCGGGTCGCCGACTTCGGAAGCTAGTCGTTCGCCAGCTAATTGATTTTCAGGTGACCGATGTCCTGGAGACGGCCATGGAGCGTCTGGCGAAATGGTCGCCAGGGAGTCCTGAAGAAGCCGAGATGTGCGAGCCTATCATTACGGTTAGTGATGATCTGCGTGCACGTAAAACACAGTTGGAACAATTTTTGTTTCACCGTGTTTACCGTCATCCCAAGATTGTTGAATTTCGACAGCGAGGCCAGGATCAGCTTCGCCGCATGTACGATGGCTACCTGCGACGCCCGGAGTTGATCCGGGGGAAGCTAAGCGAGTGGCTCGACGTTTGGGGCCTGCCGCGAACCGTTGGCTACTATATAGCCACCATGACCGATTCGTATTGCCAACGTGAATTTGACGCCCATTTTCGCTAA
- a CDS encoding arylsulfatase, with the protein MLKYFATLLVAVVVLGLVAPRLAQAETKKPNIIYIMADDLGIGDLGCYGQQKFETPNIDRMAAEGMLFTQHYSGSTVCAPTRSVLMTGLHTGHTPVRGNAEVNPVGQQPIPDETVTMPELLKKAGYVTGAFGKWGLGYPGSEGDPIKQGFDVFYGYNCQRNAHTYYPTWLYDNEKKIELDGKTYSHDLIMDHALQFIRDNKDKPFYCYLPITIPHAAMHVPEEYSEPFRKKFPEFENKKGKYAGTTVTNPIAAFAGMCTKMDEDVGRVLHLLKELNLDDNTIVMFTSDNGAHQEGGHNPEFFDSNGPYRGHKRDLTDGGIRTPFIVRWPGHVKAGSESDLISAHWDVLPTLCQLASVEVPKNIDGISMVPTLTGEGKQAKHDYLYFEFFERGGKRAVRMNQWKGVQNDMTNDPDAHIALYNIEEDVDESDDVSEKHPEVVAKIRQIFDEAHTENDRFKFGFERNKK; encoded by the coding sequence ATGCTCAAGTACTTTGCCACGTTGTTAGTCGCTGTCGTCGTACTGGGCTTGGTCGCACCGCGACTTGCTCAGGCCGAGACGAAAAAGCCGAACATCATCTACATCATGGCCGACGATCTGGGGATCGGCGACTTGGGATGTTACGGCCAGCAGAAGTTCGAGACACCGAACATCGATCGCATGGCGGCTGAAGGGATGTTGTTCACGCAGCATTACTCCGGCAGCACGGTCTGTGCTCCTACGCGAAGTGTGTTAATGACGGGGCTTCACACCGGCCACACCCCAGTCCGCGGCAACGCGGAAGTGAATCCTGTCGGTCAACAGCCGATTCCCGATGAAACCGTCACCATGCCAGAACTGCTGAAGAAGGCAGGCTACGTGACCGGTGCGTTCGGCAAATGGGGGCTGGGCTATCCCGGCTCGGAAGGAGACCCGATCAAGCAAGGGTTCGATGTTTTCTATGGTTACAATTGCCAGCGGAACGCTCACACCTATTACCCAACGTGGTTGTACGACAACGAAAAGAAGATCGAACTGGATGGGAAGACATACTCGCACGATCTGATCATGGATCATGCCCTACAGTTCATTCGCGACAACAAAGACAAGCCGTTCTACTGCTACTTGCCGATCACCATCCCGCACGCAGCAATGCATGTGCCGGAAGAATATTCCGAACCGTTCCGCAAGAAGTTCCCCGAGTTTGAAAACAAGAAAGGCAAGTATGCCGGCACCACGGTGACCAATCCGATCGCCGCGTTCGCCGGGATGTGTACCAAGATGGACGAAGACGTTGGCCGCGTGCTGCACTTGCTCAAGGAATTGAACCTCGACGACAACACGATCGTGATGTTCACCAGCGACAACGGGGCCCATCAGGAAGGGGGCCACAATCCAGAGTTCTTCGATAGTAACGGTCCTTATCGCGGTCACAAGCGAGACCTGACTGACGGCGGCATCCGCACTCCCTTCATCGTGCGTTGGCCTGGGCACGTTAAAGCGGGGAGCGAAAGCGACTTGATCAGCGCTCACTGGGATGTGCTGCCGACCTTGTGTCAACTGGCAAGCGTTGAGGTTCCCAAGAACATCGACGGGATCAGCATGGTGCCGACCTTGACTGGCGAAGGCAAACAGGCGAAGCACGATTACCTGTACTTCGAGTTCTTCGAGCGAGGCGGCAAGCGAGCCGTGCGAATGAATCAGTGGAAGGGTGTTCAGAACGACATGACCAACGACCCTGACGCTCATATCGCTTTGTACAACATCGAAGAAGACGTCGACGAATCAGATGACGTTTCGGAGAAGCATCCAGAAGTGGTTGCCAAGATTCGTCAGATCTTCGATGAGGCGCATACCGAGAACGACCGCTTCAAGTTCGGTTTCGAGCGGAATAAGAAGTGA
- the msrA gene encoding peptide-methionine (S)-S-oxide reductase MsrA produces MAEIEAATFGGGCFWCTEAVFSELRGVESVTSGYAGGHVANPTYEQVCTKTTGHAEVIQITFDPDEVSYEDLLEIFFQTHDPTTKDRQGNDVGPQYRSAIFYHSQAQKEAAEAFIAKLNDTGAFPAKIVTEVTEINNYYPAENYHQEYLANNPSNPYCAMVVRPKVDKFRKQFGEKLK; encoded by the coding sequence ATGGCGGAAATCGAAGCGGCGACTTTTGGTGGCGGTTGTTTCTGGTGCACCGAGGCAGTCTTCAGTGAACTGCGCGGGGTCGAATCGGTTACCTCTGGTTACGCAGGCGGGCATGTTGCCAACCCGACGTACGAACAAGTCTGCACCAAAACAACCGGCCACGCCGAAGTGATTCAAATCACGTTCGATCCTGATGAGGTGAGCTACGAAGACCTTTTGGAAATCTTCTTCCAAACGCACGATCCGACCACCAAGGATCGCCAAGGGAACGACGTCGGCCCGCAGTACCGCAGCGCGATTTTCTACCACAGCCAGGCCCAGAAAGAAGCAGCTGAGGCTTTCATCGCGAAGCTAAATGACACTGGCGCGTTCCCAGCCAAGATCGTTACCGAAGTGACCGAGATCAACAACTATTATCCGGCCGAGAATTACCACCAAGAATACTTGGCCAACAACCCGAGCAACCCCTATTGTGCGATGGTCGTCCGTCCGAAGGTCGACAAATTCCGGAAGCAGTTTGGTGAGAAGCTGAAGTAG
- a CDS encoding PIN/TRAM domain-containing protein, with protein MALIVLRVVFILVAAGVGITLIKVEAFQSVLKDEPWWAFLGIMVLALAVIGIDVGVKQKRYDTISGVYFGLLVGLSLTYVLGLITQVWFPADNYNAVTAHRALQLVVGMVLCYACISLVLQTKDDFRFIIPYVEFAKEVKGPKPYVLDTSIVIDGRIADVVETGFFDNVLIMPRFVLAELQGIADSSDKLKRSRGRRGLDILNRLRNNDRVDLKIHDRETPDMEGQPVDMKLVLLAKLLEGKIVTGDYNLNKVAKLHNVDVINLNEIANALKPVFLPGEHLSVRIVKKGEEESQGVGYLDDGTMIVVEGGRDHINTQVRILVTSVLQTSAGRMIFGRYEAVEGSQGGSSGGGHKSHANTSA; from the coding sequence ATGGCGCTGATTGTTTTAAGAGTCGTATTTATTCTTGTCGCCGCTGGCGTCGGGATCACCTTAATTAAGGTCGAAGCGTTTCAGAGTGTCCTAAAGGATGAGCCTTGGTGGGCTTTTCTTGGGATCATGGTGCTCGCCCTGGCGGTGATCGGTATCGATGTCGGAGTTAAGCAGAAACGCTACGACACGATTTCGGGTGTTTACTTCGGTCTGCTCGTCGGTCTCTCTCTTACTTATGTCCTTGGTCTGATCACACAGGTTTGGTTTCCGGCCGACAATTACAATGCAGTGACTGCCCACCGGGCATTGCAGCTGGTTGTGGGGATGGTGCTTTGCTATGCGTGTATCAGCCTCGTGTTACAAACCAAAGATGACTTCCGCTTCATCATTCCTTACGTTGAGTTTGCCAAGGAAGTGAAGGGGCCGAAGCCGTATGTGCTGGATACCAGCATCGTCATCGACGGTCGCATCGCCGACGTGGTCGAGACTGGCTTCTTCGATAACGTCCTGATCATGCCGCGCTTTGTTCTGGCTGAACTGCAAGGCATCGCCGATAGCAGCGACAAGCTTAAACGCAGCCGTGGCCGCCGCGGGCTCGATATCCTGAATCGCCTGCGAAATAACGATCGTGTTGATCTGAAAATCCACGATCGCGAGACGCCCGACATGGAAGGCCAGCCGGTCGATATGAAGCTGGTTCTGCTGGCGAAATTGCTGGAAGGGAAGATCGTTACCGGCGATTACAACTTGAATAAAGTTGCCAAGCTACATAACGTGGATGTGATCAATCTGAACGAAATCGCCAATGCCTTGAAACCCGTCTTTTTGCCAGGCGAACATCTTTCAGTTCGGATTGTCAAAAAGGGGGAAGAAGAAAGCCAGGGAGTTGGTTACCTCGACGACGGCACAATGATTGTCGTCGAAGGAGGCCGCGATCATATCAATACCCAGGTCCGTATTTTGGTGACCAGTGTACTGCAGACCAGTGCCGGTCGTATGATCTTTGGCCGCTACGAAGCGGTTGAGGGCAGCCAAGGTGGTTCTTCCGGCGGTGGACACAAGTCGCACGCTAATACCTCAGCCTAG
- a CDS encoding LamG domain-containing protein, whose protein sequence is MRRPFACLMLFLSWLALSSSVTAIHAAEATGDPAVVLQTPGLVSFWTFGEEAGQARKSIADEGEYPLSEVNGPIPRSDRGPYSGFSMDLNGKQYLQLPYEETGKLNISGPEAQVSMFAVVRIIDLNQSRTIAGMWSEGKGRNDDTGTRQYAMLMNMPTYGGPKQLVPHISSEGGVTRRADGSAFPWCADYAATKQQVPEEEWCTLAFTYDGEYIRAYINGTFEERKLDAKKDRRDDPYFTQEGPDGKDRGMNPYYHGRGIFAYDSDKHAESKPGGGADFTVGARYAVGSFLREATKGKFGGLAVFNRALTEEEIAALHKSANIEALNTPTND, encoded by the coding sequence ATGCGCCGACCTTTCGCTTGCCTAATGTTATTTCTGAGTTGGCTGGCACTATCGTCGTCAGTAACCGCAATTCATGCGGCGGAAGCAACGGGCGATCCTGCGGTCGTCCTCCAGACGCCAGGATTGGTTTCGTTTTGGACGTTCGGGGAAGAAGCCGGCCAAGCCCGCAAGTCGATTGCTGATGAGGGGGAATATCCCTTGAGCGAGGTGAATGGTCCGATTCCTCGTTCCGACCGAGGTCCTTACTCTGGCTTCAGCATGGACCTCAACGGCAAGCAGTATTTGCAGTTGCCCTATGAGGAGACCGGCAAGCTGAACATCAGTGGGCCAGAGGCTCAGGTCAGCATGTTTGCCGTGGTTCGGATTATTGATTTGAATCAAAGCCGGACAATCGCTGGGATGTGGAGCGAAGGGAAAGGAAGAAACGACGACACCGGGACGCGCCAATACGCGATGCTGATGAATATGCCGACGTACGGTGGTCCCAAGCAGCTTGTCCCGCACATCAGCAGCGAAGGGGGCGTGACCCGCCGGGCAGATGGCTCGGCATTTCCATGGTGTGCCGACTACGCGGCGACCAAGCAGCAAGTGCCCGAAGAAGAGTGGTGTACCCTCGCGTTCACGTACGACGGCGAATACATACGCGCCTACATCAATGGCACATTTGAAGAACGAAAGCTCGACGCAAAGAAGGACCGCCGCGACGACCCTTACTTCACACAGGAAGGGCCAGACGGAAAGGATCGTGGAATGAATCCGTATTACCACGGTCGTGGCATCTTCGCCTACGATTCCGACAAGCATGCTGAGTCGAAACCGGGAGGCGGGGCCGACTTTACCGTAGGTGCTCGATATGCGGTGGGCTCTTTTCTGCGAGAAGCCACCAAAGGAAAGTTCGGCGGCCTGGCGGTCTTCAATCGAGCACTGACCGAAGAGGAGATTGCCGCACTACACAAGTCGGCTAATATCGAAGCCCTCAACACTCCTACCAACGATTAA
- the rsfS gene encoding ribosome silencing factor yields MTDSETSDNAAGGENRSLELATAAAQVIEDNKGRDICILDMRHLTPIFDYFVIGTGGSRRQLHAMSEEIDDKLEKELGDRRMGREGYDESRWILLDYGTVVVHLFDEETREYFQLEQLWADAKKVDLTGILRESSE; encoded by the coding sequence GTGACTGATTCCGAAACGTCTGACAACGCTGCTGGTGGAGAAAACCGTAGCCTCGAACTTGCAACCGCCGCTGCCCAAGTCATTGAAGACAACAAAGGTCGCGACATCTGCATCCTCGACATGCGTCACCTGACGCCGATCTTTGACTACTTCGTGATCGGTACCGGTGGAAGTCGTCGGCAGTTGCACGCGATGAGTGAAGAAATCGACGACAAGCTGGAAAAGGAACTTGGTGATCGCCGCATGGGCCGTGAAGGCTACGACGAAAGTCGCTGGATCCTGCTCGATTACGGCACGGTCGTGGTGCACTTGTTCGATGAGGAAACCCGCGAATACTTCCAGCTAGAGCAGCTGTGGGCCGATGCCAAGAAGGTTGATCTGACGGGCATTCTCCGCGAGAGCAGCGAATAA
- a CDS encoding polysaccharide pyruvyl transferase family protein, with protein sequence MKRRTFLQASVAAAIAANVYAAPAKRPRILLRSSWQVVNIGDIAHTPGVLALLEKYVPEAEVTLWASGDFSEVVSAMEKKRFPKLKVVKGSIGENGKASNADLQEAVSSSDFLLHGSGPSFVAARDTGDYVEHTGKPFGIYGITFGGAGRNTLGLMSKAKFVFFRDTVSLAKAKEVGIKSPIMEFGPDGAFACDLRDDTSAEAYLKQSDLTEGKFLCCIPRLRYTPYWLVKEGRAFDEKKHARNEQMKDHDHQPLRDAISKVVSETDYKVLLCPEDMTQMKVGKDNVYDHLSEDVKKKVVWRENFWLTDQALSTYVRSAGFFGLEMHSPIMCIGNGIPAIVGRFEEQTSKGFMWKDIGLGDWLFDVDQPQQVANYASTVLNLIEKPEAAQENVKAGQAVVTMRQQETMEVVRQSVGLS encoded by the coding sequence ATGAAACGTCGTACCTTTCTACAAGCTTCGGTTGCTGCGGCCATTGCCGCAAACGTTTACGCCGCGCCTGCCAAGCGGCCTCGCATCTTGCTTCGTTCCTCTTGGCAGGTCGTCAACATTGGCGACATCGCGCATACGCCAGGCGTATTGGCTCTCCTAGAAAAGTACGTGCCGGAGGCGGAAGTCACCTTGTGGGCCTCAGGCGACTTCTCGGAAGTAGTCTCGGCCATGGAGAAGAAACGTTTCCCTAAGCTCAAGGTCGTGAAGGGATCGATCGGTGAGAACGGCAAGGCATCGAATGCCGATCTTCAAGAAGCCGTCAGCAGCAGTGACTTTTTGTTGCATGGTTCGGGACCGTCGTTTGTGGCGGCCCGCGATACGGGAGACTACGTCGAACATACCGGCAAGCCATTTGGGATTTACGGCATCACCTTCGGCGGAGCTGGTCGCAACACGCTTGGCTTGATGAGCAAGGCCAAGTTCGTTTTTTTCCGTGATACGGTCTCGCTGGCGAAAGCGAAAGAAGTTGGCATCAAGAGCCCGATCATGGAATTTGGTCCAGATGGCGCGTTCGCATGTGATTTACGCGACGATACCTCGGCGGAAGCATACCTCAAGCAAAGTGATCTCACGGAGGGAAAATTTCTCTGCTGTATTCCGCGTTTGAGATACACACCCTATTGGTTGGTGAAAGAAGGGCGAGCGTTTGACGAGAAGAAGCATGCTCGCAACGAGCAGATGAAGGATCACGACCATCAGCCGCTTCGCGATGCGATTAGTAAGGTCGTGTCGGAAACCGACTACAAGGTGCTGCTCTGCCCGGAAGACATGACCCAGATGAAAGTCGGTAAGGATAACGTCTACGACCACCTTTCGGAGGATGTTAAAAAGAAAGTTGTTTGGCGGGAAAATTTCTGGCTGACAGACCAGGCTTTGAGTACTTACGTTCGTTCTGCCGGATTCTTTGGGCTCGAGATGCACTCGCCGATCATGTGCATCGGCAACGGAATCCCAGCGATCGTGGGGCGGTTTGAAGAGCAGACCTCGAAAGGCTTTATGTGGAAAGACATTGGCCTGGGAGACTGGCTCTTCGATGTCGATCAGCCGCAGCAGGTCGCCAACTACGCCAGTACTGTGTTAAACTTGATCGAGAAGCCGGAAGCCGCTCAGGAAAACGTAAAAGCGGGCCAGGCTGTCGTCACTATGCGGCAGCAAGAGACCATGGAGGTCGTCCGACAATCGGTTGGATTGTCTTAA
- a CDS encoding DUF3050 domain-containing protein, whose translation MIVMPPAAQERLDRIEQVLEPQRLELLEHPVYARIGDAAALRTFMQYHVFAVWDFMSLLKALQLRLTCVQVPWLPTDNQLGRRLVNEIVLGEESDEDGDGGFCSHFELYQSSMQQIGADSYLLDRFLQRLEQGRDVTASLYEADLPRPIVQFVTNTFDLIASDNLPAIASGFTYGREDLLPGVFQKIVQQVNTELSGSASKFVFYLERHIELDGDHHGPMAHRLLSHLCGDDDDKWQAAEDAAVRSLEARRLLWNGMLEALA comes from the coding sequence ATGATTGTGATGCCTCCCGCGGCGCAGGAGCGCCTCGATCGAATCGAACAAGTCCTAGAACCGCAACGGCTCGAACTGCTCGAACATCCCGTTTATGCACGGATCGGCGACGCGGCAGCACTGCGTACGTTTATGCAGTACCACGTGTTCGCCGTGTGGGACTTCATGTCGCTGTTGAAGGCCCTGCAACTTCGCCTGACGTGCGTTCAGGTACCTTGGCTGCCCACCGACAATCAGTTGGGCCGTCGCTTGGTAAACGAAATCGTGCTCGGCGAAGAAAGCGACGAAGATGGCGACGGAGGGTTCTGCAGCCACTTCGAGCTCTACCAGTCGTCCATGCAGCAGATCGGTGCCGACAGTTACCTGCTCGACCGTTTCCTGCAACGCCTTGAGCAAGGGCGCGACGTGACGGCCTCGCTTTACGAAGCCGATCTTCCGCGTCCAATCGTTCAATTCGTGACCAACACGTTTGACTTAATCGCCAGCGACAACCTTCCGGCGATTGCCTCTGGATTCACTTACGGGCGGGAAGATCTTCTGCCAGGAGTCTTCCAGAAGATCGTGCAGCAAGTGAATACCGAACTCTCTGGCTCCGCTTCGAAATTCGTTTTCTACCTCGAGCGGCACATTGAACTCGACGGCGACCACCACGGTCCGATGGCCCATCGTCTGCTTTCGCATCTCTGCGGCGACGATGACGACAAATGGCAAGCTGCCGAAGATGCAGCTGTTAGAAGCCTCGAAGCCCGGCGTTTGCTTTGGAACGGGATGCTGGAAGCGTTAGCCTAG
- the uvrA gene encoding excinuclease ABC subunit UvrA has translation MDFHRDKLTAIDPTQESDNIRVRGARVHNLKNVDIDLPRDQLIVITGPSGSGKSSLALDTLYAEGQRQYVESLSVYARQFLDQMERPDVDLIVGLQPTICIDQRTGSQNPRSTVATITEIYDYLRLLMARLGQPHCWKCGRPITQQTAEQIQDRLLDLPEETKLMIMAPMVQGRKGAHKEVIDKIRREGLLRVRVDDEVYQIDEVPELNPKKNHTVEAIVDRIIIREGLRSRMSDSVGMALKLGDGRLLSCHLDTELVDEEHPKGTWVDQIFNTELACVECNLSFIDIEPRTFSFNSPYGTCPKCEGLGICEEFDPDLVVPDKELSLEEGAIAPWRGVTSAAVAKLAKGLDAFLTKHKLDRDTKLSEWTDLQREKLLSGEDKFQGILIALEKEFVTTTRKKRLDQLTKFRGKLPCPSCHGARLRPEALAVRVAGNNIHEIVRLSINDARVWFDQLEFNEHESLIATPIVREISKRLTFLEKVGADYLTLDRAADTLSGGELQRVRLATGIGSGLVGICYILDEPSIGLHSRDNHRLIEALVDLRDHGNTVIVVEHDEAIMRVADRLVDVGPGAGHHGGQIIAEGTPEVVSNVEDSITGQYLSGRRKIDVPESRRKIAKTRMISLEGATTNNLKDVAVQIPLGALVCVTGVSGSGKSSLVNETITPALLRRLGQPSQRPGPFSSLRGTSQVDKVIPIDQSPIGRTPRSNPATYTGVFDEIRKVYAGTRQAKQYGYKASRFSFNVKGGRCEECQGQGLRKIEMNFLPDLFVECPMCNGKRFNRQTLRVKYKDLSIADVLNLPIEEAAEFFENVPTIHRVLSSLCDVGLGYLSLGQPSTTLSGGEAQRIKLATELARTETGSTLYVLDEPTTGLHFEDIRRLLSVLIRLVEKGNTVLVIEHNLDVIKSADWLIDLGPEGGAGGGKIIATGTPEQVAEVAESYTGQYLKPLLNGQKTEE, from the coding sequence GTGGATTTTCATCGAGACAAGCTGACTGCCATCGACCCGACCCAGGAATCGGACAACATTCGTGTCCGTGGAGCACGGGTACATAACCTCAAAAACGTCGACATCGACCTACCCCGCGACCAGCTGATTGTGATCACAGGTCCTAGTGGTTCCGGAAAAAGCTCACTCGCTCTGGACACTCTCTATGCGGAAGGGCAACGCCAATACGTCGAAAGCCTGTCGGTATACGCTCGCCAGTTCCTCGACCAGATGGAACGGCCTGACGTTGACTTGATTGTTGGTTTGCAGCCCACCATCTGCATCGATCAACGCACCGGCAGCCAAAACCCGCGTAGTACGGTCGCGACGATCACTGAAATCTACGATTATCTGCGTCTGCTGATGGCCCGCCTCGGGCAACCGCATTGCTGGAAGTGTGGTCGACCGATCACACAGCAGACAGCCGAACAGATTCAAGACCGACTCCTCGATCTGCCTGAGGAGACAAAGCTGATGATCATGGCCCCCATGGTTCAAGGACGCAAAGGGGCTCATAAGGAAGTCATCGACAAAATTCGCCGCGAAGGCTTGTTGCGGGTCCGTGTTGATGACGAGGTCTACCAAATCGACGAAGTTCCTGAACTGAATCCGAAGAAGAATCACACGGTCGAAGCCATCGTCGACCGCATTATCATTCGCGAGGGTCTTCGATCGCGGATGAGTGATTCGGTGGGCATGGCCTTAAAGCTCGGAGATGGCCGCTTACTATCGTGCCACCTGGATACCGAACTCGTCGACGAGGAGCACCCGAAAGGCACGTGGGTCGACCAGATCTTCAACACCGAGTTGGCGTGCGTCGAATGTAATCTCAGCTTCATCGATATCGAACCTCGCACGTTTAGCTTCAACAGTCCTTATGGAACCTGCCCCAAGTGCGAAGGCCTGGGCATCTGTGAGGAATTCGACCCTGACTTGGTCGTACCAGACAAAGAGCTTTCGCTCGAAGAAGGCGCGATTGCTCCGTGGCGTGGCGTGACGTCCGCAGCCGTTGCGAAATTGGCGAAAGGGCTGGATGCCTTCCTTACGAAGCATAAGCTTGATCGCGATACTAAACTGAGTGAGTGGACCGATCTACAGCGCGAGAAGCTGCTTTCCGGCGAAGATAAATTCCAAGGAATTCTCATCGCTTTGGAAAAGGAATTCGTCACCACGACGCGAAAGAAGCGGCTCGATCAGTTGACCAAGTTCCGCGGCAAACTCCCCTGCCCTTCCTGCCATGGGGCACGGCTCCGTCCCGAAGCCTTGGCCGTGCGGGTCGCCGGCAACAACATTCATGAAATCGTCCGTCTGAGCATTAACGATGCTCGGGTCTGGTTCGATCAACTTGAGTTTAATGAGCACGAGAGCTTGATCGCCACGCCAATTGTGCGAGAGATCTCCAAGCGTTTGACGTTTCTGGAAAAGGTGGGGGCCGATTACCTCACGCTTGATCGCGCCGCCGATACGCTTAGTGGTGGCGAACTTCAGCGGGTACGTCTAGCCACCGGCATCGGCAGTGGCTTGGTCGGAATCTGTTACATCCTGGACGAACCTTCCATTGGGCTCCATTCTCGCGACAATCATCGTTTGATCGAAGCTCTAGTCGACCTGCGAGATCACGGCAATACCGTGATCGTGGTCGAACATGATGAAGCCATCATGCGGGTCGCCGATCGCCTGGTCGACGTCGGTCCTGGCGCCGGGCACCACGGCGGACAGATCATCGCCGAAGGCACGCCTGAGGTGGTCTCGAACGTCGAAGACTCGATCACAGGGCAATATCTCTCCGGTCGCCGAAAGATTGACGTTCCTGAATCACGTCGTAAGATCGCCAAGACCCGCATGATCTCGCTCGAAGGGGCAACGACGAATAACCTGAAGGATGTCGCGGTACAAATCCCCCTGGGGGCACTCGTCTGCGTAACCGGGGTAAGTGGCAGCGGCAAGAGTTCGCTCGTCAATGAAACGATCACGCCAGCCCTGCTTCGCCGGTTGGGGCAACCATCCCAGCGGCCAGGCCCCTTCAGCAGCCTTCGGGGAACCAGCCAAGTCGATAAGGTTATTCCAATCGATCAATCGCCGATCGGTCGCACTCCACGCAGCAACCCGGCTACCTACACCGGCGTGTTCGACGAAATCCGCAAAGTGTACGCCGGCACGCGGCAAGCCAAGCAGTACGGTTACAAAGCGTCCCGCTTCAGTTTCAATGTGAAGGGAGGACGCTGCGAGGAATGCCAGGGACAAGGCTTACGGAAGATCGAAATGAACTTCCTGCCGGACCTGTTTGTCGAATGCCCAATGTGCAACGGCAAACGGTTTAACCGCCAGACATTGCGGGTGAAATACAAGGACCTCTCGATTGCCGACGTACTGAACTTGCCTATTGAAGAAGCGGCTGAGTTCTTCGAGAACGTCCCGACGATCCACCGGGTACTGTCCAGTTTATGCGATGTGGGCCTGGGCTATCTTTCGCTTGGTCAGCCCAGCACAACCCTTTCCGGCGGCGAAGCGCAGCGCATAAAATTAGCCACGGAATTGGCCCGTACCGAAACCGGTTCGACGCTGTACGTCCTAGACGAACCAACCACTGGACTTCACTTCGAGGACATCCGCCGGCTGCTGTCTGTATTGATTCGGCTGGTCGAAAAAGGGAACACCGTTCTGGTGATTGAACACAACCTGGACGTCATCAAGAGTGCCGACTGGCTGATCGACCTCGGTCCCGAAGGGGGCGCTGGCGGTGGCAAAATCATCGCAACTGGCACCCCAGAACAAGTCGCCGAAGTCGCTGAGAGTTATACAGGCCAATATTTGAAACCACTGTTGAACGGTCAGAAAACGGAAGAGTGA